The proteins below come from a single Nitrosarchaeum sp. genomic window:
- a CDS encoding site-2 protease family protein, with product MIVAKGLKLEKHGFELKIYSLVYKNQQVQLALTRMLGRTRRGIKIFANVSVVAGFLMMGFAFWFLLSNISNYFVAPTEFSQLTVLIPGVTLTSSSSILYFLLSIPIVLVIHEGAHGIVATLEKIKIKTGGFAIFIAMFAGFVEPDEEEFNKAKKISKLRVIGAGATSNVIFAFALGLILLTNPFFAMVLPEPLLSTFYDLPDGVLILSIIENSGAEKAGLLANDIITSINGIQILSPLDFQKTELIPGEIANVSVLRNGQILQFPVEIIPSPEDPQRGLIGIMRDNSFAYKPVLNFIEWNDPNVSMFLLWLWMISFFIGIINMLPLPILDGGKFIHTIIDKKISDKAVNITMWGIYAFTFALFGLNIALSYMKSGWFTI from the coding sequence TTGATAGTTGCCAAGGGATTAAAATTAGAAAAACATGGCTTTGAGCTAAAAATTTACAGTCTAGTTTACAAAAATCAGCAAGTACAATTAGCGTTAACAAGAATGTTAGGACGAACTAGACGAGGAATCAAAATTTTTGCTAATGTTAGTGTAGTTGCAGGTTTTCTTATGATGGGATTTGCATTTTGGTTTTTACTATCAAATATTTCTAACTACTTTGTAGCACCAACGGAATTTTCACAGTTAACTGTTTTAATTCCTGGTGTAACTTTGACATCTTCATCATCAATTCTATACTTTTTACTATCAATTCCAATTGTTTTAGTTATTCATGAAGGTGCTCACGGTATTGTTGCAACACTAGAAAAAATTAAGATAAAAACTGGTGGATTTGCAATATTCATTGCAATGTTTGCAGGATTTGTAGAACCAGATGAGGAAGAATTTAACAAAGCAAAAAAGATTTCAAAATTAAGAGTTATTGGTGCAGGAGCTACTTCAAATGTAATTTTTGCATTTGCATTAGGATTAATACTTTTAACAAATCCTTTCTTTGCAATGGTTTTACCTGAACCATTGCTAAGTACATTTTATGATTTACCAGACGGTGTACTGATACTTTCAATAATTGAAAACTCTGGAGCAGAAAAAGCAGGACTACTTGCAAATGACATTATTACTTCAATTAATGGAATCCAAATATTGAGTCCGTTGGATTTTCAAAAGACAGAGCTGATTCCAGGTGAAATTGCAAATGTTTCAGTACTTAGAAATGGACAGATTTTACAATTTCCTGTTGAAATAATTCCATCACCTGAAGATCCACAAAGAGGACTAATAGGGATAATGAGAGATAATTCATTTGCATACAAACCAGTTTTGAATTTTATTGAATGGAATGATCCAAATGTTTCAATGTTTTTGCTATGGTTATGGATGATATCATTTTTTATTGGAATCATCAACATGTTACCATTACCAATTTTAGATGGCGGAAAATTTATTCATACAATCATAGATAAGAAAATTTCTGATAAGGCAGTAAACATTACAATGTGGGGAATTTACGCATTCACATTTGCTTTGTTTGGTTTGAATATTGCATTATCATATATGAAATCAGGCTGGTTTACTATCTAA
- the cutA gene encoding divalent-cation tolerance protein CutA translates to MKPVMIISTYPNKISITKIANQLIKNKVIACVNITKISSIYSWNDKIENTTEYLAIFKTTQKNKKTLKEKIRETHPYQVPEIAEIAITSTNTSYLKWLVESTS, encoded by the coding sequence ATGAAGCCAGTCATGATTATCTCCACATATCCTAACAAAATTTCAATTACAAAAATTGCAAATCAATTAATTAAAAATAAAGTCATAGCATGTGTTAACATTACTAAAATTTCATCAATTTATTCTTGGAATGATAAAATTGAAAACACTACTGAATATCTTGCAATTTTCAAAACCACACAAAAAAATAAAAAAACTCTCAAAGAAAAAATCAGAGAGACTCATCCTTATCAAGTTCCTGAGATTGCTGAAATTGCTATTACATCAACAAACACGTCTTATCTCAAATGGTTAGTAGAATCAACATCTTAG
- a CDS encoding mRNA surveillance protein pelota: protein MITKTIDDNSISVMPEDSDDLLNLRRVINEGDRIVGDTTRVIKLEKDYARPDKGERIRVRIALNVEKISLDDVLDRLRISGTILESSNESVPHGSHHSFILKVNDGITITKKKWSPVEKNLIESNNKQVGFVLVAIDTGDCGIARLKGTHLEFIPNIYSGSGGKRYKTNFNIEKFFEQIQQALFSISKETDTIIIFGPGETKKRFSNFILKSQNAQKYKIQIAEGIDSGGEDGIYTFTKSQTMKEIMSESKLAKVSSIIDEIMLRANKKSRKFTMGFEETFKANQFGAVELLVFSDKAIQTNDEKKVIELLNDAESKGVKTYSVDSSTDIGLRVTGLGGIVSLLRYAIEA, encoded by the coding sequence ATGATTACAAAAACAATTGACGATAATTCAATTTCTGTAATGCCAGAAGATTCTGATGATCTTTTGAATTTACGTCGTGTAATCAATGAAGGGGATAGGATAGTTGGAGATACAACTAGAGTAATTAAATTAGAAAAAGATTATGCAAGACCAGACAAGGGTGAAAGAATCAGAGTAAGAATTGCATTAAATGTAGAAAAAATATCCCTTGATGATGTTTTAGATAGATTAAGAATTAGTGGTACCATATTAGAATCAAGTAATGAATCTGTACCTCATGGATCACATCATTCATTTATTCTTAAAGTAAATGATGGCATAACAATCACAAAGAAAAAGTGGTCACCAGTTGAAAAAAATTTAATTGAATCAAATAACAAGCAAGTAGGTTTTGTATTAGTTGCAATTGATACTGGAGATTGCGGAATAGCAAGACTAAAAGGAACACATTTGGAGTTTATTCCAAATATCTATTCTGGTTCTGGAGGAAAAAGATACAAAACAAATTTCAATATAGAAAAATTTTTTGAACAGATTCAACAAGCATTATTTTCTATATCTAAAGAAACAGATACTATTATAATATTTGGTCCAGGAGAAACAAAAAAAAGATTTTCCAATTTTATTTTAAAATCCCAAAATGCTCAAAAATATAAAATTCAGATTGCAGAGGGAATTGATTCAGGCGGGGAAGATGGAATTTATACATTTACGAAATCCCAAACTATGAAAGAAATAATGTCAGAGAGTAAACTGGCTAAAGTATCTTCAATAATTGATGAGATAATGCTAAGGGCAAACAAAAAAAGCAGGAAATTTACCATGGGTTTTGAGGAAACCTTCAAGGCAAACCAATTTGGTGCTGTTGAGTTACTTGTTTTCTCAGATAAAGCAATCCAAACAAATGATGAAAAAAAAGTAATAGAACTTCTTAATGATGCAGAAAGTAAAGGTGTGAAAACGTACAGTGTGGACTCTTCTACAGATATAGGTCTAAGAGTTACTGGATTGGGAGGAATAGTTTCTTTGCTGCGTTATGCTATAGAGGCCTAA
- a CDS encoding secondary thiamine-phosphate synthase enzyme YjbQ, with product MKSLTEYLTYNVKGRRAFVNITPDVRKLVLKSKVQEGLCLVNAMHITASVFINDNESGLHHDYEKWLESLAPHEPVDQYEHNNTGEDNADAHLKRQIMGREVVVAITNGKLDFGPWEQIFYGEFDGQRPKRVLVKIIGE from the coding sequence ATGAAGTCTTTAACTGAATATCTAACATACAACGTAAAAGGACGTAGAGCATTTGTCAATATTACTCCCGATGTAAGAAAACTGGTTCTTAAAAGTAAAGTCCAAGAGGGACTTTGTCTAGTAAATGCAATGCATATCACTGCAAGTGTTTTCATCAATGATAATGAAAGTGGTTTGCATCATGATTATGAAAAATGGTTAGAATCACTTGCACCCCATGAACCAGTTGATCAATATGAGCACAATAATACTGGCGAAGACAATGCAGATGCTCATTTAAAACGACAAATAATGGGAAGAGAAGTTGTTGTTGCTATTACAAATGGTAAATTAGATTTTGGTCCATGGGAACAAATCTTTTATGGTGAATTTGACGGACAAAGACCAAAAAGAGTGCTAGTTAAAATTATTGGCGAGTAA
- a CDS encoding metal-dependent transcriptional regulator: protein MDTLNDENDETLFVGTAEAEHVEMYLKAIWHIKERGEDVKISTIAKMLNVRQPSVVQMLKKLNEKNLVNYNKAGVTLTQDGERIGSSMMRNSRLLEVLMDSALKVAIDEEMVCGIEHHMNKQFTDALCTMLKHPRKCPHDHEIPMGECCKTS, encoded by the coding sequence ATGGATACATTAAATGATGAAAACGATGAAACTCTTTTTGTAGGAACAGCAGAAGCTGAACATGTTGAGATGTATCTCAAGGCAATTTGGCACATAAAAGAAAGAGGAGAAGATGTCAAGATATCTACAATTGCAAAGATGCTTAATGTCAGACAGCCAAGTGTTGTACAAATGCTAAAAAAACTAAATGAAAAAAATCTTGTAAATTACAACAAGGCAGGTGTAACACTAACCCAAGATGGAGAAAGAATCGGTTCGAGTATGATGAGAAATAGTAGACTGTTAGAAGTTTTGATGGACAGTGCATTAAAAGTTGCAATAGATGAAGAGATGGTATGTGGAATCGAACATCATATGAATAAACAATTTACAGATGCGCTTTGTACCATGTTAAAGCATCCAAGAAAATGCCCTCATGATCATGAGATTCCAATGGGCGAGTGTTGTAAAACATCTTAG
- a CDS encoding helix-turn-helix domain-containing protein, whose protein sequence is MNITDKTRKALEKIGLTSYETRTFASLLETGELTASDLSQKSGVPYSKIYEVLGTLEEKGWIGSDDSRPTKYFAKSPSTGLETTKQKMQNDFLQNQNIILNELVPLYEKSGTSERPDIWVLSGAINIASKILEMVESCRNEVMIALPEAGQELVRQALPKLRALHDKGVDIKILTSDKMDKESLKAISRVATVKIKKGLFGGGIISDNRYVVILLGPEMGAMNTPDLVAIWADHTGLAGFARQYFEYLLKDSKVV, encoded by the coding sequence ATGAACATAACTGACAAGACAAGAAAGGCTCTAGAAAAAATTGGCCTTACTAGTTATGAAACAAGAACATTTGCATCATTACTTGAAACAGGGGAATTGACAGCCTCTGATCTTAGCCAAAAATCAGGCGTTCCATATTCAAAAATTTATGAGGTTTTAGGAACATTAGAAGAAAAGGGTTGGATTGGTTCAGACGATTCAAGACCAACAAAATATTTTGCAAAATCTCCATCTACAGGATTAGAGACTACAAAACAAAAGATGCAAAATGATTTTTTACAAAATCAAAATATTATTTTAAACGAGCTTGTGCCCTTGTATGAAAAAAGCGGAACCAGTGAAAGACCAGACATATGGGTATTATCTGGCGCAATAAATATTGCTTCAAAAATTTTGGAGATGGTTGAATCTTGCAGAAATGAAGTAATGATTGCATTGCCAGAAGCAGGGCAAGAATTAGTCAGACAGGCATTGCCAAAACTAAGAGCGCTACATGATAAAGGGGTAGATATCAAGATATTAACTTCAGATAAAATGGATAAAGAATCACTTAAGGCAATAAGCAGAGTTGCAACTGTAAAAATCAAAAAAGGACTCTTCGGAGGAGGGATAATTTCAGATAACAGATATGTTGTAATTTTATTGGGTCCAGAGATGGGAGCAATGAATACTCCAGATTTGGTAGCAATTTGGGCAGATCATACAGGATTAGCTGGATTTGCAAGACAGTATTTTGAATATTTATTAAAAGATTCAAAGGTGGTATAG
- the tes gene encoding tetraether lipid synthase Tes encodes MALIQISNQSTKSLGKKSTIRFTQSICPDCNMILDAEVFERDDKVYMSKICPTHGECEELYFGSYQMYKKFSTYWVDGKGAHAPNVMIDKCSCPNNCGLCSNHLSHSGLANMIVTNRCDLTCWYCFFYVKKGLEGAYMYEPDHTQVRGMMKTLKAERPIPGNSIQITGGEPMLREDIADVIKIMKEEGVDHVQMNTNGIRHAMDPEAAREVRLAGCNNLYLSFDGVTARTNPKNHWEIPYALDSCRKTGTTVVFVPTVIKSINDHELGGIIRYAQKNMDVVHAVNFQPVSLTGRMGKGEREKYRITVPDCIQRIEEQTNGEVTVDDWFPVPSCMPLTNVIEAFSSKPKYELSIHFACGAGTYIFEDAETKKFVPLTKFCDIQGMLELFEDKAEEIRSGKNKYFTMLEVVRKLKGFVDTKKQPAGLDLAKMFGNILMKRSFESIGSWHVKGLFLGMMHFQDKYNEDLERLQRCDIHYLTPDLRIVPFCAFNVIPEWYRDRIQKKYSITVEEWEQREGVKLEDGLYRGLMRRGAGDELAAGCAKSQMFHDAAQATM; translated from the coding sequence ATGGCATTAATTCAGATTTCCAATCAATCAACTAAAAGTCTAGGCAAGAAATCTACTATTAGATTCACTCAAAGCATATGTCCTGACTGTAACATGATATTAGATGCAGAAGTCTTTGAGCGAGACGACAAGGTCTACATGTCAAAGATTTGCCCAACTCATGGTGAGTGTGAGGAATTATACTTTGGTTCTTATCAAATGTACAAGAAATTCAGTACATACTGGGTAGATGGTAAAGGTGCTCATGCTCCAAACGTAATGATTGACAAATGTTCATGTCCAAATAACTGTGGATTGTGCTCAAACCACCTGTCACACAGTGGATTGGCAAACATGATTGTAACTAACAGATGTGATTTGACATGCTGGTATTGCTTCTTTTATGTAAAGAAAGGCCTTGAAGGCGCTTACATGTATGAACCAGATCATACACAAGTAAGAGGAATGATGAAGACTCTAAAGGCTGAAAGACCAATTCCAGGTAATTCTATTCAGATTACTGGAGGTGAGCCAATGCTTAGAGAAGACATTGCTGATGTTATTAAAATAATGAAAGAAGAAGGCGTTGACCATGTCCAGATGAATACAAACGGTATCAGACATGCAATGGATCCAGAAGCAGCAAGAGAAGTCAGACTGGCTGGATGTAACAACTTGTATCTTTCATTTGATGGTGTTACTGCAAGAACAAATCCAAAGAATCACTGGGAGATTCCATATGCCCTTGATAGCTGCAGAAAAACAGGTACTACAGTAGTATTTGTTCCAACTGTAATTAAATCAATTAACGACCACGAACTAGGTGGAATTATTCGATATGCACAAAAGAACATGGATGTAGTTCACGCAGTTAACTTTCAACCTGTATCACTAACCGGTAGAATGGGTAAAGGAGAACGTGAAAAATATAGAATCACAGTTCCAGATTGCATTCAAAGAATCGAAGAGCAAACAAATGGTGAGGTAACTGTTGATGACTGGTTCCCAGTACCAAGTTGCATGCCACTAACTAATGTAATTGAAGCATTTTCTAGCAAACCAAAATACGAACTATCAATTCACTTTGCCTGTGGTGCAGGAACATACATCTTTGAAGATGCAGAAACAAAGAAATTTGTTCCACTAACCAAGTTTTGTGATATTCAAGGAATGCTTGAACTCTTTGAGGACAAAGCAGAAGAAATTCGTTCTGGTAAAAACAAATACTTTACAATGCTTGAAGTTGTAAGAAAACTAAAGGGCTTTGTTGATACAAAGAAACAGCCAGCCGGATTAGATTTGGCAAAAATGTTTGGTAATATCTTAATGAAGAGATCGTTTGAGTCAATTGGTTCATGGCATGTCAAAGGATTATTCTTAGGTATGATGCACTTCCAAGACAAATACAACGAAGACTTGGAAAGACTCCAAAGATGTGATATTCATTATCTTACACCAGACCTTAGAATTGTTCCATTCTGTGCATTTAATGTAATTCCGGAATGGTATAGAGACAGAATTCAAAAGAAATATTCCATTACCGTAGAGGAATGGGAGCAAAGAGAAGGCGTCAAACTAGAAGACGGTTTGTATCGTGGTCTAATGAGACGTGGAGCAGGTGATGAACTTGCTGCTGGCTGTGCAAAGAGTCAAATGTTCCATGACGCTGCTCAGGCAACAATGTAA
- a CDS encoding glycosyltransferase family 4 protein, whose protein sequence is MKILFISPRYEGGVGGHAFRVAEKLREVGFDVKLMHVPHVPIKNLKNPSFAVFGMIKAILDREKYDVVHAWNVPSAFVMKFVKAKKKVLSVHGIYSEQVNALHSVATSSMVSNAESKVLKFADVLTTDSKSVQKTYKEKLGLDFVYLPAPLDIKKFDSISDVKKIENQIAYVGRDSFEKGTDILRNIEPQTKGKIVYCTNMSWIEAMKNLKASSVLVVPSRMESLPQSIKEAFFLKIPVIATSVGDIPEVIKNNETGILVSPNDPQSLLDAINSLLEDKEKASKMAEKAYDFIIENFTWEKLISKYTDFYKNLS, encoded by the coding sequence GTGAAGATACTCTTTATTTCTCCAAGATATGAAGGTGGTGTTGGAGGCCATGCATTTAGGGTCGCAGAGAAACTGCGTGAAGTTGGATTTGATGTAAAATTAATGCATGTTCCACATGTACCGATAAAAAATTTGAAAAATCCAAGCTTTGCAGTTTTTGGAATGATTAAAGCAATACTTGACAGAGAAAAATATGATGTTGTACACGCATGGAATGTCCCTTCTGCATTTGTGATGAAGTTTGTAAAGGCAAAAAAGAAAGTTCTCTCAGTTCACGGGATTTATTCAGAACAGGTAAATGCATTGCACTCTGTTGCCACAAGTAGCATGGTTAGTAATGCAGAGTCTAAAGTTTTAAAATTTGCAGATGTTCTTACAACTGATTCAAAATCCGTTCAAAAAACATACAAAGAAAAACTGGGTCTTGATTTTGTGTATCTTCCAGCACCTCTAGATATTAAAAAATTCGATTCAATTTCAGATGTAAAAAAAATTGAGAACCAAATTGCCTATGTTGGGCGAGACAGCTTTGAGAAGGGAACCGATATTTTACGAAATATAGAGCCACAAACTAAAGGCAAAATAGTTTACTGTACAAACATGTCATGGATTGAGGCTATGAAAAATCTCAAGGCATCTTCTGTTCTTGTCGTTCCTTCAAGAATGGAGAGCTTGCCACAATCAATCAAGGAAGCATTTTTTTTAAAAATTCCAGTAATAGCTACAAGTGTTGGAGACATTCCAGAAGTGATTAAAAACAATGAGACAGGAATACTTGTCTCCCCAAACGATCCGCAGTCGTTACTTGATGCAATTAATTCATTATTGGAAGACAAGGAAAAGGCATCAAAAATGGCAGAAAAAGCATATGACTTTATAATTGAAAATTTTACTTGGGAGAAATTAATCTCCAAATACACTGATTTTTATAAAAATTTATCTTAG
- a CDS encoding NAD-dependent epimerase/dehydratase family protein — protein MKFAVTGGAGFIGNNIVRQLLKQNHTPIVIDSLYRGKIERISSLDLEFHKVDIRDFDQLRDILKNSDGIFHEAALTDVQESFTKQQEYIDVNVKGTENVFRIAKEFDLKVVYASSSSVYGNPKKIPIVENSERNPINPYGKTKLDGEFLAEKYSKDNVSIIGLRYFNVYGEGQTGSYAGVITKFLNRLKEKKSPIIFGTGTQLRDFIFVEDVALANIAAMQGNVNNGFFNIGTGITTSIEQLAKIMIELSGLKLEIQYENALDGDVQSSQADISLTESILKWKYSMELKNGLSKFFI, from the coding sequence ATGAAATTTGCAGTAACAGGAGGAGCAGGGTTTATCGGAAACAACATAGTAAGACAACTCCTCAAGCAAAATCACACTCCAATTGTAATTGATAGTCTGTACCGAGGAAAGATTGAGAGAATTTCATCACTTGATTTAGAGTTTCATAAAGTCGACATACGAGATTTTGATCAGCTCAGAGACATATTAAAAAATTCTGACGGTATATTTCATGAAGCTGCACTTACAGATGTCCAAGAATCATTTACAAAACAACAAGAATACATTGATGTCAATGTAAAAGGAACTGAAAATGTATTTAGAATTGCAAAAGAGTTTGACTTGAAAGTAGTTTATGCAAGCAGTTCAAGTGTTTATGGAAATCCAAAAAAAATCCCAATAGTTGAAAATAGTGAACGTAATCCAATCAACCCGTATGGAAAGACAAAATTAGACGGCGAGTTTCTTGCTGAAAAATATTCCAAAGATAATGTATCCATTATTGGTCTTAGATACTTTAATGTCTACGGAGAGGGTCAAACTGGTTCATATGCCGGTGTAATTACAAAATTCCTCAACAGATTAAAAGAGAAAAAATCTCCAATAATTTTTGGCACAGGTACACAATTAAGAGATTTTATTTTTGTTGAAGATGTTGCACTTGCAAACATAGCTGCTATGCAAGGTAATGTAAATAACGGATTTTTCAATATCGGTACAGGTATTACAACATCAATTGAGCAGCTTGCAAAAATAATGATCGAGTTATCAGGTTTGAAACTAGAGATACAGTATGAAAATGCACTGGATGGCGATGTACAGTCTAGTCAGGCAGATATCAGTTTGACTGAATCGATATTAAAATGGAAATATTCTATGGAATTAAAAAACGGATTATCAAAATTTTTTATCTAA